A stretch of DNA from Nymphalis io chromosome 22, ilAglIoxx1.1, whole genome shotgun sequence:
CTTGTTAATGTTATTACTCGCTGCTTGAGCATTTCTACTTGACAAATGTAAAGAGAGCATGAATACACAATTAGGCAACAACTCTATTCAATTACTCGCCTGAAAATACTGTCCTattacaaaattcaaaatactCTCAgagaattttattacataaaaatttaggGGTAAATTGCGTCAGCAAATTCGCATAAGCTCAATATACGGTGTGTAAATTAAAGGGCACCCGGCACTTTAAATGTGTTACCTGCAAAATCTCTCAGTGTACCCTTTCATACATATGCTAGACGAGTCTTAAGCTAAAAATTGACTGCTTCGTTTTAGTCTAGAAGCTACATGCAAGGACACAAACCCAGTAGCCACCGGGTAGGTgctcctgggttcaaatcccatgtcgggaaaataaaaaatattgagtttttctgttgaaaatactataagtgtgtacactcctgtgcctcggaaagcacgtgaagccgttggttctccgtctgaactctttccggtcgtgtcggatcgaAGTTCCATAGGACTATGAGGGTTATACAATTTACAAGAGTttgtacacacacttgtgcactataatatctcctgcgcagtttgctaatatctcttgagattggctgccgtcgTTGAAATCGGTCCTGaggaaatttttattataagttaaaaaggCTTTCGTGACCAAAAGAGAAGGATTTTTTCTATAACATCTGTTtcattccatttttttattaaaataaaaaaaaagattactatCTAATATACATAGACATCCGAAATTACAGctctattacaaatttaaaagtaattataaaaaaaaattggtcatTTTCGATTCTTAGTAACGATTCACTTGTTACTTCATATCATAAGATTTAACTCCGAAGTAATGTCATAGAACATTTTCAATTCGTATATTTAcgaaaacaaataaacttatgaGTAATTTTTATGTAGTGAAGATTATACATAGAACTGTGAcgtcataaatattaaacacccctatttttgtaataaatttacaatttttgtacCTATAAGTGGtaattgagaaaataaattcTACTATTAAAACGCATTGTTCAAGAAGTAAATACAAGAGGAAAATGTCGCTTGAATATTCTCACTGCAGGAGgacatagaaatatatgaagAACAAAaggttataaattttatgtgtCATTAACCAAGGCTAAAATAGTCATAAAACcataaagatttaattattgaactataattataataatgtctacgataaatccaaataaaatgtcaataaaacaaTGGaccttataattatatcattataatattatcacccaaggttttattatttatagccaAGCATAAATTAGTTAGATATtagatttataacaaatttataatttaattcgttatatatattcttGATCAACTTAACTTTCAAATTTGCTACGACAAATATTTCGCTTCTATGCATTGCTTTACAGGAATTTGTCTAACAAAATTCAATTCAGATTTATCAACTAAGAGTCAGTCACTAGGTGCATTCGAACAAGTTACACAATGAATGTTTTCTAACAACAATATTACTCCGGATGAGAGCACCGAGCACTGCTGTGCTTTGAACATGGAATATGTCCGCTGGTGGACTGTTTTGAAATTCACGGTAGTATTTAGATTAAGGTATTAAGGTATAGTTGTTACCTTGTACGTATGTTGACGTATTGTCGTCCGTATTATGGCCAGTGTTTTTTTGGTCACAGTGAAAAATGCTTATGCCAGTGGCACAAATTTTCgtctgtaatattaaattatatatttataataaacaataattgtagTTGAAACAATAAGATCTTACATcaattcatcaaaatcggttttcAGGTCTTATAATATGCCGTCTCATGTTTCCACTGGTGTCAGAAGAGCTACGTCATTTTTAATCTAGAAAATGTGATTGGGGATCCACTGGAGTCGTGCTGCTAGCATTCTGGTGGTACCATTCctaaaataatttgttcttatgtaaattttagtacatcatagtaattttttaaaactcataaaattcatatttctaAACAGCAAAAATTTTGTTGGAAACACTATTAACATTGCTTTTACTATTTAGTTAGTAGCGATTAagtagtattttaaattgtGTTACACCTAGCGACATCTCTTAAAGATTTAAGTAAGATGCTTAGTAAAATTCaagaaggtttttattttttataaaatattgatataggTCTGTGAATGGTTGAATTTTTGCTTAATTGTACCTGTATCTATGTACCTTcgtcaatgtaataaataaaatagaagtcatttaaaaaactttGCTTAAAATGAACTATTACGTTTTATAATctacaattattacaataatgacAGATGAACTGATAGTGCTGTTGTTCATTTCGTTGTCGATTATCGATATGAAAATGAATATCAGCAaggtattataaaacattaattaatataacatattcgaTCATCTTACTGTTTGTTCtcatttttttatcacaaaaagcaccttatataacaaaaacaatattatactcacaaagtacataaataatcttatcgactcgaataaaataaagtgcAAAACACAAAAgaaagatatttaatataattattcacaaaaaatgcttttatttactgaaaatagaaaattagtttttatttttgtttaacatataaatgtagtgtattgataaattataaattttaaaattcaattttaaacattaataaaaataattataacacattCATAATTCATTAACTATCGATAAACAAAGTATAAGAATGCATACAGCCCTTAAACATTTATGTTTCTATTTTCTAAAGTAAATTGAAGGATTATTTTGTGTAGAATgttgttatgttattattataacttaaagtagtgtaatttaaacatatgaaatatgtcagatttaaaaatatgtagaatATGCTTACGGACGGAtgcaaaagtatataaatatgaccAATATAAACTTGGATCTTTTTATGAAGAAATTTTGGCTTTAGATGTAAGTAGAATGTTTTAATTCGATATTTTTACAGACAATTTTAGTGCTGTAGTTGGATTTTTATGTCATaggatattatttacaaaattttaagtatatatcgTGTAGTGAAcctaatatattagtaatacagtaaaatactaaattttttttctaacttaTTAAAACTGCTTGGCTACTTAAacagtatttgttttatatagttGTTATAATAGATAGTTAAAGTTTTTCTGTATACTGTGATAAAagtacagaaaaaaaataattaaaaaaatcattttaggtAAAGGAAAAGGATACACTgcctaaatatttctgttttgaATGTGcaatattgttacataaatatcaCAAATTCAAAGAGAAATGCTGCATTGGAAGCAAAATACTCAAAGAAATGTGTCACAAAGGcccggtattttttttattatttataaattgaatatatatcaaCTGTTTCGTATTCTAATTTTGAATTCTTTTTTACACtattttctgtaaatataaagaattcTTACTTTTAACTATCCttagtaatcatttttttatatttagctaATTTTAAGATTATAGAACTCGATAGAACTGTATAGAAACtaagtaatgttttatattcaattttagatCACTTATGAGTTAGTCAACTGTATAGATAGAACAAATCTTAACCTCTTACTGAAATCACCATTAGAAAGGATCATATTAGCTTATAACAATGACGAAATCACGACAATTAATGATGATGTGATCATTAAAGAAGAAGCCAACCGAGATAATAAAGTAGCAAAGATAGAGGATATCCTCGATAACAGCACTGATGATACTTTATTTGATGATAGAGAATCCGAAGTGACTATACCAAATgttaaaaaatcaattgaaaAGCAGGAGCCGATCAAAAAAAAGAATCACAAAATCCAAATccaaaaagatataaaattaaaaaaaagaatacaagcAAAAGAAAGACATTGTAAAAGCAAAGATGAAAATAATGTGAAGACGGGAATTAAACGATTGATTTTAATGGATAGTAATAAGTGGAAGAAATACGATCTATCTGAAGATGATGCTTTACAggtaatttattgatatttttatcacatatagtattgtattattaaagtgtatatatatttaaggcacTGTTTGcagtgaataatataaaaattaattacatttactcTTCTTGTCATTGGAATGgaccataaataatattacctggtatcttattttatttatttactaatccTTTATTGCgcacactttacaaacatttagtaacatataatagcaagtagtacatatagtatgcaaaggcggccccTATCATttatagtgatctcttccaggcaacctctgtaaagagaaatgtttatgtgtttttagccgggatcactaatcgggcataATGTTCGaacaacttatatttaaaatttaaggagcttaatacaaatatgtaatataccaacctacatacatatatatacacttatacatatatacatacataaatgtttttatgtatgaATACATAATACAAACACCAAACAAAAACGAAGTTAACTTAAGCTTATAGCTTATACATAGTTATGGCTGTGGTTAAGCTGAATAACCCCACAAAGTAACAAATTTTTGATGGTAACTAATTGATGGTACTTACCCATTGCACAAAATGATTCcctaatttttattcattttgattATTGCATGTTCAAGACAGTCAGACTCACCTTATAAATTGGATTGagcaaaaaaattacattctgATATTATGATGATAATATTAGGACTAAAAATTTCGTTGATGGTCCATCTCCCAGGTACAACCTACTCGTCATATATTCTACtgtcaaacaacaatacttggtattgttttgttcccaAATTATATAGGATTTTGTCAATGTGagagatgattaatatttcttacagtatgtCTATGTACAATCAGATAATCCATTTACCAGTCTAcctaacttttaaaataaaaaataagacattTAAAACCACACAGTTcttctgtaatataaaatatattcaaattataaattaatctttcagGAGTTTCAAGCGAAAGCATTCGATGATAAGTACACAAGTGCTGCTTACAAATGTACGGACTGTTTGAAAGGATTCTCCGAAGAGGACATGTTGAAACGACACATCAAAATAAGACACAGTGAGGTATCATTTtagataaaaagtaatattaaaataattaacctaTATATCAAAATGCGAGCATTGAccgcccagtggttagaagagaatcacaaaattatttacaacttaattatattacgtacaatgtatttaaaacaaaaagtacaGAACCGTTCTTGTGATGTACGTAACGGCTTCTAACTTCTTGGTCTCATATAGGTGGCGCGCGAGTCGTATCAAACAatctaaaacatatattatatacagccTCTTTAGAATAAGGCTAGAAATACTTAAGTTCAAACCCCGATCCCAAAAAGTAtaaggtttttctgtcaagaaattatcagtagcagtcCGAAGTTTGAAAGGGTTACTCCTTGGCATCGAAAGCATGTTAATCTAACCTCTCTCCGTTCGTGTCGGAtgatcggattataagagtgaggaaaTATTGAGCGCGTGTTTATGCCGGCTATTGAGCACTACAATATCCCTTACGCATTTAGCCCTTGGGAATAACCGCCACGATGCAAATTGGTCAGGACAACATCATCGATGTAAACGTAAACCCCTCCACCATTTTTTATATCCTAATGCAAGTTCGTCATtgtagtgcaagctcgtcttggtaggtaccagccactcattagatattctaccgcaaaacagcagtacttggtattattgtgttccggtttgaagggtgagtgagccagtgtaattacaggcacaagggacagaacttcttagttcccaaggttggtggcgcactggtgatgtaagcgatggttaacatttcttacaatgccaatgtctatgggcgttggtgaccacttaccatcaggtggcctatatgctcgtccgccttacttttctagaaaaaaaaattatttacagcttcttattattagataacttttttttattgtatattaattacaatttttatctcTTGCAGTCAAAAGGATCTATAGAATGTCAGTTCTGTCGCATGCGTTTTAAAAGGAAGTGTCGGTTACGCCAGCACATACGGGAACACTACACTAAGTTCAAATGTCTCCGGTGTAACTTTATATGCGTTCTCgagtaagtattttaatttataccgaTTAAATtctaaatctaatttttttagTTGGTGATACCAATTATGACGCCGATGTGAAAAGTTTcgatagataatttttttttttttttggttgccAGGAGCACAGCTTTAAGTCACGAACAGTATCATAACGGTGTGACGAGAAAATGCAAATATTGCGGCAAAGAATTCAGGTAAGCAATTCGTCCTTCttagtaaatgaaaattaatatttgtctgtttgtcatCTAAGCGTCGCTGAACCATTCATGCGATTCTGATGACAATTTGGTGAGTTGTTCTGCATACAACCGTGAAGGTTTTTGACTCAAAACCAATATCGTTCTATGTATGtttgcattttaatatttaaaaggttcTATAAATACCCTTATTCTCTAAGCTGGGattcatagttttatttatttataatcatgtcTCGGGAGACATTACAGTTAATCTTTCGAGGTAACAGTAACACAACCATTAACTATTATAACATATTGACTAAATTGCAACCCTTATGACGTCACTAGTGCAATAAAAGAAATCCGTTCACTCACCTTAACATAAAGTAATGAAGTAACTTTGAGGCCtactgatatatattatattaataaaatacataaatctttattattctctattaatataatataaaggaaatatgtttgtttattttttcggatttgaaatggtaaataaaatatcagaatTTCGTGATAAGCAGTACTCAAAGTATTCCACTGCGTTTCTCTTTATTTGGAGACGGTATCATGTCAAACTAAACACATTATCActcatcaattttatatatattctttatgttatatagcattgtaatattattttttcttctaaaTATACTCTATGGCTACAGACTACGGAAGTTATCCATATTTGTTAGGTAACTTTTATATATCAGGTCATGTTTTTCTGGCACTAACGTCGGTTTTTTTTGTACCAAAAAAAAACCTCTTTACTTATTAATCAAGGCGGCTACGATATTGAAGGACGTTTGAGCAAACGCATAAAAGTTGTTTTGACATTTAGAACACTTTAATTTCGTCGTATAATATATTCGCTTTAAGCTACAATCTTGTCGAGTTCTATTCAAGATATAATAGTGATTTATTCTAGATACTCCTCAACGTACTACACCCATTTGCGCACACATAGAAGTCAATACGTGTGTACTCTGTGCGGATCTTCGTTTGTGAGCGAGGCTGGCCTGCATCAGCACAAACGCGTCAAACACTGCACCAACGAAGTCGTGAGTaacgaaattaaattaagtttataatttttcacaCAAACTCAACACTGCTATACTGATACATAAACACTTAATAAATGAAGGTGCTATGtcaggtttttaatttttaatctgttacgTCAATGAACATTTAAGTCACTAAGATGAACTCCACaggttataaaaatttaataagcgTAACGTATCGCTACAGCTAGGTGAATAGTAGCCATTTTAAGAAAATGcgtccttaattttttttactacgataaatattcattaaccacttattcaataaattaattcacgGAGTCGTCGAAATCCTTAGAAggataaaacttatttatttatttatttaacactttttgcgcaacatatacataaaatgagagaagtaggaaacaatcaaagaaaaagaaaataaaaaatggtgcgcaaatgcggtcttatcgcttatagcgatctctaacagacaacctttggtgaaagaattttgtaagagaacaggtaagtgcatttacatataaaaaggagatactaaatatttaatagactacacatatctacatcccactaattacatatacatacatacatacacacacatacacatatacattcatacatatatatatatatatatatatatatatatatatataattattacttagcatatacatattatatttaattatagagtataaaattatatatagataaattataaaccacatactatttcatacatacatacataccttacttggaaatggacaaataaacttaaaacttacTTAGAGATTGACGAAAATCTTTTACCGGTTCGAAGTGAAATACCTCAAATCTATGAAGAACCGGCAGGCCCTGCTGATCTTGAGTATGCAGCAGACGTAATATTACATAAGTCTGTTTAATATTGAATGGTGAGTCTTGAGAATAAGGTCGAAATTCGTTCAGCAGACGAATCAAGAAGATGATGGCGAAGTGAACAAGTATTGTACGCGTTGCAACATCCACTTCGAGACCAGTAAGGCGTATGAAGAACATCTATACCACTCCACCATGCATGCTGAAATAGAGGAGTAAGTATtgtcgtcgtcgcgtttggactctactaccacttaccatcaggtggagtagagtcatttgccctcccggcgaatataaaaaaaaaaaaaattgttgaataTTTGTGTTGTGTGTTGGTGGTGGGgcttttaccgctaaacagcaatatttagcattgttgtgttccgatttgaagtggAATGggccagtgcaactacaggcataagggatggAACATTtcagctcccaaggttggtggcgctttggagATGTATGggtgattaaaatttcttacagcaccaatttatatttatttatttatttttttgggaATAAAACGGTACAgttacaaagaaataataaataacaataaaatataacataaaccaATCAAGTTACAACGAATATCTTATACAAATAGGAAGCAAATGGTAAATTAATGAgacaaaaatgattaaaattagaACTTTAAACAATTACATACAAAATCAACCACTtagtaaaactaattaaaaattaaatacaaaatataaaaataataaaaaacaatgattaCGCAAGACAAACTTACATTCACTGATTCAACAACtcattaatactatttttaaaaacttaaaagggaacatgaaaatatattaatggtattaaatttcttattgtACATATTACACGAACGATCGATGAAATTATTTTGGGCATGTTTAGTATGGATGGTATTAACTACTTACCATTaagtgcaatatatatatatatatatatatatatatatatatatatatatatatatatatatatatatatatgtcctacgcagttggtAATCCCTTTTAAGTTAACCCACCGTCACCTAAATCGGTCAGGAGATCGTCAGTACCTGTCATATCAACTTTAAACACATTTCAGAAACGGTACAGAGAACGACACGGCAAAACAGCTGAAAGTATTCGAGAAGACAACTCCAGAAAAGGTAAAAACAAAATCTATTAAAGACAAAGTCAaaagtctttattcaatatagaagcgttacacttgcttattgatcgtcataaatctaccaccggttcggaaataaacacctcagacctgagaagaaccggcgaaagaaactcagcgggttttttttatatctcatcctttacaataagtaatgtacaaaaataaccgaattatatatatttttgtaatttgaaataacctggaggcgatcggttcattcccaaggttgcaatcatttaaaatcaTTGGTTGTGTTATATCCTTTAGCaaacaagcgttccttaacgattctttttaatttcacaattgaatatttttgaacgttttctgggattaTATATCCCAaagcatttaataaaacattatatacaaatcatcatgtttaacaaatacataataatgtttttatttttatttttcagataacaagtttatttaaaaaacggtaagtaattttatttagtttaaatttcatAGTTATAGAAAATTGGGACTCGTGTACTAAACCGAAACGATAACCAATTTTTGTATTGCAAATGAATACCATATATTGGACATTTTTTAATCATGAAATCAACATGTAGgcgcattaaaataatattaatataaattaaagataagatgAACCAAAGGCACTGACATCACGATTGTGGAGATGCAAAtactaggattttttttttttaattttaatttaagttactGATGATTGtcgcggttttttttttttaatatataggctagcgcttgactgttatcacgcctgatggaaagtgaagatacggtctaaggtggagcgcgcttgcttAGAAGATGCCTGTTCACTCTTGCCTTGAGGGTTTagtgtaggtggtggggaaaacggagggtATTCTAGACCTTAGCGGTTAACAGAGAAATGGATTGTCCCTTAATCAAGAGTCGTGGAATATATATCCATTTTTCTTCtttacgttaattttttttccagaAAGGTCGACGATGTGTCGTTCAAATCAGGGAAGCGATGCAAAAAGCCAACGACTTGTCATCAATGCGGGAAACATTTCAATAGTCAATCGGCTTGTATGAAGCACCATTTGGAGGAGCACCCGGGGACCTCATTCTGCCCCCCCAACCAGAGGCACATATGTGAAATATGTGGTGCGTCGCTCGCTGtgagtaaagttttattaatctcATGTTTTTCTTGCCGGAAAAATGACCTTAAAGTCCTTGTGTGAaggttcaaatttatttttaagttctttatttttaagtttctaGTTACTACTTTATTAATCTATTGAACCACTTCTTAATTGTGAATcttttgttgttattgttttttttttatagaatacgaaggtggacgagcatatgagccgcctgatggtaagtggtcaccaaacgcccttaggcattggcgttgtaagaaatgtcaaccatcgcttacatagccaatgtgccaccaaccttggaaactaagtttAGTTACCTTGAGaacttttatgtcccttgtgcctgtaattacactggctcactcatcgttcataccggaacacaacaatatcaagtattgctgttttgcggtagaatatctgatgatctggatggtacctacccagacgagcttgcacaaagccctacaaccagtaaatatattataaaactaaactagTTTCTAAACTTTCTCGTGTTTGAACCTTAAACTTTAAAGGATTAAATCAAGTGTCGCAGATTTAATCTTTTGGGCTGTTCTTTCATACAGCCAGGCAGTGTTGCTGTCCACAAAAACATGCACACCCGTGAGAAGATATTCGCTTGCGAGACTTGCGGACGACAGTTCTACGAGAGTGTCGGTCTGAAGCGACATATGTTGGTATGTTTGGCCATAGGGCTAGCTTTAAACatgcatattttattgtataattatattatcagaacTGTTATTCAGTATTCTTAAATATACTTACACTGAATTGAAAAATCAATTTTTCTTTCCTTAATTTgaacatttttgttttgaaaataaactcACCTTATTACTCCAGTATCACTAGTAAGAAGTCGATTTTTAACAAACCGCCTCATCTTTTCATAAAATTCCTGCAACAAAACTATTAGAATTGTTCATTCGGAGTATTTATGAAGATTAGTATTGTAAATTTGATACTTTTGTAATTTGTGTTTTGTTAATGTCTTCTTTCAATATTTGcggccatttaaaaaaataaaggttgATTTTCAGAGAATACCTAGATAATGTTCAATCTGccttaataatgtcctccagaccgatttcggccacagaggccaatctcaagagagattagccaactgcgcaggagatattatagtgcacaagtgtgtgcgcaaacacaggtccaCTATTTCTTCctacactctcataatctgagaattttctgacagaaaaaggaATAGAACCCAggtcctccgggtctgcggccttacatcaagccactagaccaacgaggcagtctcaATCAATCTGCCTTATTTATCCAATTGTGTGTGAtcaatatagtttaaataatataaacataactgacgtcaataaataatataacatattttattttattaaaaaaaaaattaattatggcaatacaaaaaccattaaaaatttataataagtttatttatactaGATATGATATTTGTTAAGAACATAAAAAATCATgcctaaatgtaaaatattctaCTACTGTTTTCATATTCATCGTTATATTTCAGACACACACAGGGGAGAAGCCGTTCGCTTGCACTTCTTGTGACAAACGTTTCACACAAAGCGCCAGTCTGAAGCTTCATTACAGAACATTCCATCTGAAACAACCTTATCCTAAGaggtatatatagttttaagttttaattcagctta
This window harbors:
- the LOC126777183 gene encoding zinc finger protein 595-like — protein: MSDLKICRICLRTDAKVYKYDQYKLGSFYEEILALDVKEKDTLPKYFCFECAILLHKYHKFKEKCCIGSKILKEMCHKGPITYELVNCIDRTNLNLLLKSPLERIILAYNNDEITTINDDVIIKEEANRDNKVAKIEDILDNSTDDTLFDDRESEVTIPNVKKSIEKQEPIKKKNHKIQIQKDIKLKKRIQAKERHCKSKDENNVKTGIKRLILMDSNKWKKYDLSEDDALQEFQAKAFDDKYTSAAYKCTDCLKGFSEEDMLKRHIKIRHSESKGSIECQFCRMRFKRKCRLRQHIREHYTKFKCLRCNFICVLESTALSHEQYHNGVTRKCKYCGKEFRYSSTYYTHLRTHRSQYVCTLCGSSFVSEAGLHQHKRVKHCTNEVQTNQEDDGEVNKYCTRCNIHFETSKAYEEHLYHSTMHAEIEENGTENDTAKQLKVFEKTTPEKITSLFKKRKVDDVSFKSGKRCKKPTTCHQCGKHFNSQSACMKHHLEEHPGTSFCPPNQRHICEICGASLAPGSVAVHKNMHTREKIFACETCGRQFYESVGLKRHMLTHTGEKPFACTSCDKRFTQSASLKLHYRTFHLKQPYPKRNRRKKE